The DNA segment CTCTATGCGCTGTTGTATCCATCTCAAGATGAGCGATACGAATGACTCTGCCCTTGGAAAGCTTGTCGCGCCTGATGAGCGCACGAACACGCGCCAACAGCTCCTCAAAATCAAACGGCTTGGGCAGATAGTCATCTGCGCCAATCTCCAGTCCATGCACACGATCACGAACCGCGTCTCGCGCGGTAAGCATAAGAATTGGTGTGCTGATACGTTTGTTCCTGAGCCGTTCGCATATGCTCCAGCCGTCAATTCCCGGCAGCATAAGGTCCAGAATGATAAGAGCATAGTCTTCGTCCCATGCCATATCCAGACCGGTTGTGCCGTCTTCGGCGGTATCGACATGATACATGCCGTCCTCTTCCAGACCTCGTTTGACAACCTCTCTTATCGATGCCTCATCTTCTACCAGCAGAATCTTCATAGTACCGCCAGTATAGCACCACCGCCG comes from the Armatimonadota bacterium genome and includes:
- a CDS encoding response regulator transcription factor encodes the protein MKILLVEDEASIREVVKRGLEEDGMYHVDTAEDGTTGLDMAWDEDYALIILDLMLPGIDGWSICERLRNKRISTPILMLTARDAVRDRVHGLEIGADDYLPKPFDFEELLARVRALIRRDKLSKGRVIRIAHLEMDTTAHRVLCDGKEVSLTSREFSLLEALASNEGRVLSREAIQYRIWNNEDSMSNTVDVYIRMLRRKIDADRPVKLIHTVHGLGYMLKSPDVEQS